In a genomic window of Gossypium arboreum isolate Shixiya-1 chromosome 7, ASM2569848v2, whole genome shotgun sequence:
- the LOC108470441 gene encoding chalcone isomerase-like protein 1 isoform X1, giving the protein MYADNEKLKDLLKSKIGKAPEKPTKELYQMVIDSDVEIVVRLVIVYSSLTISMVRKNFGEGLGASIKKLNGGKKNDELANKVMGQASDDIKLTSGSLIEISRLPGFVLETKGECLKVKLGMIMQWNEVMGEVISKVESELLCRAYINMYLGDDPLDKDAKDKFGISLISLF; this is encoded by the exons atgTACGCTGATAATGAGAAGCTGAAAGATTTGTTGAAGTCAAAGATTGGGAAAGCCCCAGAAAAACCCACAAAAGAGCTCTATCAAATGGTGATCGACAGTGATGTGGAAATTGTGGTAAGGTTGGTGATTGTGTATTCAAGCCTCACCATTAGCATGGTGAGAAAGAACTTTGGGGAAGGTCTGGGAGCATCCATCAAGAAACTAAATGGTGGGAAGAAGAATGATGAGTTAGCCAACAA GGTCATGGGACAAGCATCAGATGATATTAAGCTTACATCGGGTTCTCTTATCGAGATTTCTCGACTTCCAGGCTTTGTTCTTGAAACGAAAGGTGAGTGTTTGAAAGTGAAATTAGGGATGATCATGCAGTGGAACGAAG TGATGGGTGAAGTGATAAGCAAGGTTGAGAGTGAACTTCTATGCAGGGCTTATATCAACATGTATCTAGGAGATGATCCACTTGACAAAGATGCCAAAGATAAGTTTGGAATCTCCTTGATTTCCCTCTTCTAA
- the LOC108470441 gene encoding chalcone isomerase-like protein 1 isoform X2: MYADNEKLKDLLKSKIGKAPEKPTKELYQMVIDSDVEIVVRLVIVYSSLTISMVRKNFGEGLGASIKKLNGGKKNDELANKVMGQASDDIKLTSGSLIEISRLPGFVLETKVMGEVISKVESELLCRAYINMYLGDDPLDKDAKDKFGISLISLF; the protein is encoded by the exons atgTACGCTGATAATGAGAAGCTGAAAGATTTGTTGAAGTCAAAGATTGGGAAAGCCCCAGAAAAACCCACAAAAGAGCTCTATCAAATGGTGATCGACAGTGATGTGGAAATTGTGGTAAGGTTGGTGATTGTGTATTCAAGCCTCACCATTAGCATGGTGAGAAAGAACTTTGGGGAAGGTCTGGGAGCATCCATCAAGAAACTAAATGGTGGGAAGAAGAATGATGAGTTAGCCAACAA GGTCATGGGACAAGCATCAGATGATATTAAGCTTACATCGGGTTCTCTTATCGAGATTTCTCGACTTCCAGGCTTTGTTCTTGAAACGAAAG TGATGGGTGAAGTGATAAGCAAGGTTGAGAGTGAACTTCTATGCAGGGCTTATATCAACATGTATCTAGGAGATGATCCACTTGACAAAGATGCCAAAGATAAGTTTGGAATCTCCTTGATTTCCCTCTTCTAA